In Strigops habroptila isolate Jane chromosome 7, bStrHab1.2.pri, whole genome shotgun sequence, the following are encoded in one genomic region:
- the LOC115610789 gene encoding translation initiation factor IF-2-like: MTPCSAAGAGRPRRTTGAAARDTRGRERPLPLATAGPATGASPRYATAGLHAGAARAALWAPGGQGGGAARSLLPGCSSPAGRRAALCPRGARSAGASPSPRPPPSSSPVPASAAGGSQRAERREVKAGGVWREAAGPGRSLASPPLPIGCGPRAVRRGLRHLGGGEAAGPCGGCGTALPQWRPGVRGPHRCVPAARRGPVAPGGPSPGVTGGELPAGGRRGSGAGAVLRGGPARQRGSAGGHGSAMAALLGGKGAAAGGALSLAAGGPLSAGLRPPLRPALPGTFLWALPPELPLGRRSPPLRWTLRALVGVRGRLPAPLCRWLFLARHSCKRCPEFPSEVAAPAPVSPREGRGLLCPALPSPAGGWGPCGGPDRCRKGRWKRFARLSRENDAECP; the protein is encoded by the coding sequence ATGACCCCTTGCAGCGCTGCCGGTGCCGGCAGGCCCCGCCGCACCACAGGCGCTGCCGCCCGCGACACCCGAGGCCGGGAGCGGCCGCTGCCCCTGGCCACCGCGGGCCCGGCCACCGGGGCGTCTCCTCGCTACGCGACGGCCGGGTTACACGCCGGAGCGGCCCGGGCGGCGCTGTGGGCCCCAGGCGGGCAggggggcggcgcggcgcggagCCTCCTCCCGGGCTGTTCTTCCCCGGCCGGACGGAGAGCGGCACTGTGTCCCCGCGGCGCACGCTCCGCCGGAGCCTCCCCCTCTCCCCGGCCGCCGCCGAGCAGCTCCCCAGTCCCCGCGTCCGCCGCCGGCGGAAGCCAGCGAGCCGAGCGGCGGGAGGTAAAGGCCGGCGGGGTCTGGCGCGAAGCGGCGGGACCGGGGAGGAGCCTCgcctcccccccgctcccgaTAGGGTGCGGGCCCCGCGCTGTTCGCCGGGGCCTCCGCCATCTCGGGGGCGGGGAGGCGGCCGGCCCATGCGGCGGCTGCGGCACAGCTCTCCCACAGTGGCGGCCGGGCGTGCGGGGCCCCCATCGCTGCGTCCCCGCAGCGCGGAGGGGCCCGGTGGCGCCGGGGGGCCCGTCCCCAGGCGTCACTGGAGGGGAGTTGCCTGCGGGTGGGAGGCGAGGCAGCGGGGCGGGTGCTGTGCTGCGCGGCGGGCCCGCCCGCCAGCGGGGCTCGGCCGGGGGCCACGGGTCCGCGATGGCAGCTCTCCTGGGCGGGAAGGGGGCCGCGGCCGGGGGAGCGTTGTCGCTAGCGGCGGGTGGTCCTCTCAGCGCCGGGCTGAGGCCGCCGCTCCGGCCTGCCCTCCCGGGGACCTTCCTGTGGGCCTTGCCCCCGGAGCTGCCGCTgggccgccgctccccgccgtTGCGATGGACACTGCGGGCGCTTGTCGGCGTGAGGGGCCGGCTGCCTGCCCCGCTCTGCCGGTGGCTCTTCCTCGCCCGGCACTCGTGTAAGCGGTGCCCGGAGTTCCCCTCAGAAGTAGCGGCTCCTGCCCCCGTCAGCCCCCGGGAGGGCCGCggcctgctctgccctgccctgccttcccctgccgGCGGCTGGGGCCCGTGTGGCGGCCCCGACCGCTGCAGGAAGGGTCGGTGGAAACGCTTCGCGCGTTTGTCCCGAGAAAATGATGCGGAGTGTCCGTGA